From a region of the Pongo pygmaeus isolate AG05252 chromosome 5, NHGRI_mPonPyg2-v2.0_pri, whole genome shotgun sequence genome:
- the VIP gene encoding VIP peptides isoform X2 — MDTRNKAQLLVLLTLLSVLSSQTSAWPLYRAPSALRLGDRIPFEGANEPDQVSLKEDIDILQNALAENDTPYYDVSRNARHADGVFTSDFSKLLGQLSAKKYLESLMGKRVSNISEDPVPVKRHSDAVFTDNYTRLRKQMAVKKYLNSILNGKRSEGESPDFPEELEK, encoded by the exons ATGGACACCAGAAATAAGGCCCAGCTCCTTGTGCTTCTGACCCTTCTCAGTGTGCTCTCCTCGCAGACATCGGCATGGCCTCTTTACAGGGCACCTTCTGCTCTCAG GTTGGGTGACAGAATACCCTTTGAGGGAGCAAATGAACCTGATCAAGTTTcattaaaagaagacattgacATCTTGCAAAATGCATTAGCTGAAAATGACACACCCTATTATGATGTATCCAg AAATGCCAGGCATGCTGATGGAGTTTTCACCAGTGACTTCAGTAAACTCTTGGGTCAACTTTCTGCCAAAAAGTACCTTGAGTCTCTTATGGGAAAACGTGTTAG TAACATCTCAGAAGACCCTGTACCAGTCAAACGTCACTCAGATGCAGTCTTCACAGACAACTATACCCGCCTTAGAAAACAAATGGctgtaaagaaatatttgaacTCAATTCTGAATGGAAAGAGGag TGAGGGAGAATCTCCTGACTTTCCAGAAGAGttagaaaaatga
- the VIP gene encoding VIP peptides isoform X1 → MDTRNKAQLLVLLTLLSVLSSQTSAWPLYRAPSALRLGDRIPFEGANEPDQVSLKEDIDILQNALAENDTPYYDVSRNARHADGVFTSDFSKLLGQLSAKKYLESLMGKRVSNISEDPVPVKRHSDAVFTDNYTRLRKQMAVKKYLNSILNGKRSSEGESPDFPEELEK, encoded by the exons ATGGACACCAGAAATAAGGCCCAGCTCCTTGTGCTTCTGACCCTTCTCAGTGTGCTCTCCTCGCAGACATCGGCATGGCCTCTTTACAGGGCACCTTCTGCTCTCAG GTTGGGTGACAGAATACCCTTTGAGGGAGCAAATGAACCTGATCAAGTTTcattaaaagaagacattgacATCTTGCAAAATGCATTAGCTGAAAATGACACACCCTATTATGATGTATCCAg AAATGCCAGGCATGCTGATGGAGTTTTCACCAGTGACTTCAGTAAACTCTTGGGTCAACTTTCTGCCAAAAAGTACCTTGAGTCTCTTATGGGAAAACGTGTTAG TAACATCTCAGAAGACCCTGTACCAGTCAAACGTCACTCAGATGCAGTCTTCACAGACAACTATACCCGCCTTAGAAAACAAATGGctgtaaagaaatatttgaacTCAATTCTGAATGGAAAGAGGag CAGTGAGGGAGAATCTCCTGACTTTCCAGAAGAGttagaaaaatga